A stretch of Deltaproteobacteria bacterium DNA encodes these proteins:
- the secA gene encoding preprotein translocase subunit SecA, whose amino-acid sequence MFFAAFARKIFGTRNDRELKRIGPTIIQINDLEAQIQKLSDTELQQKTFEFKSRLEKGETLNNLLPEAFAVCREASQRALGMRHYDCQLIGGMVLHEGKIAEMKTGEGKTLVATLAVYLNALEGKGVHVVTVNDYLAKRDSEWMGRLYRFLGLSVGNIVHGLNDEERRQNYAADITYGTNNEFGFDYLRDNMKFDLSQCVQRQLHYAVVDEVDSILIDEARTPLIISGPSEESTDKYARIDRIIPNLKAVTDYTIDEKSRTAVLIEEGVSHVEKLLNVGNLYEPENMELVHHVNQALRAHALYKRDVDYVVKEGEVIIVDEFTGRLMPGRRWSDGLHQAIEAKEKVTIENENQTLATISFQNYFRMYKKLSGMTGTADTEAAEFSKIYNLEVMVMPTNRAMIREDEADLIYKNEKGKFRAVINEIEECYKKGQPVLVGTISIEKSEELAAMLSRRGIPHHVLNAKQHEKEAEIVAQAGRFGALTISTNMAGRGTDILLGGNPEFLARSKVGKEAIEEVYQVALIDFKKQCEVEKQKVIEAGGLRILGTERHESRRIDNQLRGRAGRQGDPGSSRFYISLQDDLMRIFGSDRISSMMERLGMEEDEPIFHPWISKAIENAQKKVEAHNFDIRKNLIEFDDVMNQQRSTVYKLRNEILSGLELKEKVTDFVDQHVDALSQEFQPAKGEEWNWRGLEDRLYKTYGFWYEELKTLAPEVSSDEVGEKIYNKMIDVYEEREKQYTPAVVRHIERIILLQTLDTLWKDHLLNMDHLREGIGLRGYAQKDPIIEYKKEGFRLFENMMLQLAEDSLEKLYRVQISLESRDPNEGNAESSVFTDKLPTSEATPVESGISFSRPLQSLQNQSSQNRSMPMTYSHGNKTSENKVTGSQQRETPKVGRNDPCPCGSGEKYKKCHGK is encoded by the coding sequence ATGTTCTTTGCCGCCTTTGCCAGAAAAATTTTTGGGACCAGAAACGATAGAGAATTGAAGCGTATTGGTCCTACCATTATCCAAATCAACGATCTCGAAGCTCAGATTCAAAAGCTTTCCGATACTGAACTCCAACAAAAAACCTTTGAATTCAAAAGCCGCCTCGAAAAAGGGGAGACCCTTAACAATCTTTTACCCGAGGCCTTTGCCGTCTGCCGTGAGGCTTCGCAGCGTGCGCTGGGGATGCGACACTACGATTGTCAGCTCATCGGCGGTATGGTGCTGCACGAAGGTAAAATCGCCGAAATGAAAACCGGTGAAGGAAAAACCTTGGTGGCCACTTTGGCGGTGTATCTGAATGCGCTGGAAGGCAAAGGCGTACATGTTGTGACAGTGAACGATTACCTTGCCAAGCGTGACTCGGAGTGGATGGGCCGTCTGTATCGCTTTTTGGGCCTCAGCGTAGGCAATATTGTTCACGGTTTAAACGACGAAGAGCGCCGTCAGAATTACGCAGCGGATATTACCTATGGAACCAATAACGAATTTGGTTTCGATTATCTGCGCGACAACATGAAGTTTGATCTCAGTCAGTGCGTACAGCGCCAGCTGCATTATGCGGTGGTGGATGAAGTGGATAGTATCCTCATTGATGAGGCGCGAACGCCACTGATTATTTCGGGTCCCTCCGAAGAATCGACCGATAAATATGCACGCATCGATCGCATTATTCCCAATTTAAAAGCGGTAACCGATTATACGATTGATGAAAAAAGCCGTACCGCGGTGCTCATCGAAGAAGGCGTCTCTCACGTCGAAAAACTGTTGAACGTAGGAAATTTATATGAGCCCGAAAACATGGAACTGGTACATCATGTGAATCAGGCCTTGCGCGCTCACGCCTTGTACAAGCGCGATGTTGATTATGTGGTGAAAGAGGGCGAAGTTATTATTGTCGACGAATTTACCGGTCGACTGATGCCTGGAAGACGTTGGAGCGACGGTCTGCATCAAGCGATAGAAGCCAAAGAAAAAGTGACCATCGAAAATGAAAATCAGACACTGGCCACCATTTCTTTTCAAAACTATTTCCGCATGTACAAAAAACTCTCCGGTATGACGGGCACTGCCGATACCGAAGCCGCGGAATTCAGTAAAATTTACAATCTGGAAGTCATGGTGATGCCCACCAATCGTGCCATGATTCGCGAAGACGAAGCGGATCTTATTTACAAAAATGAAAAAGGGAAATTCAGGGCCGTCATCAACGAAATTGAAGAGTGTTATAAAAAAGGCCAACCCGTGTTGGTGGGAACCATTTCCATCGAAAAATCCGAAGAACTGGCTGCGATGCTTTCACGCCGCGGGATTCCTCATCATGTCCTCAACGCCAAACAACACGAAAAAGAAGCGGAAATTGTGGCTCAGGCGGGTCGTTTTGGGGCCCTCACCATCTCCACTAACATGGCGGGACGTGGAACCGATATCTTGCTCGGAGGCAATCCCGAATTTTTAGCGCGCTCCAAAGTGGGTAAAGAGGCCATCGAAGAAGTTTATCAGGTGGCGCTGATCGATTTTAAAAAGCAGTGTGAAGTGGAAAAACAAAAGGTGATTGAAGCGGGAGGTCTGCGTATTTTGGGCACCGAGCGCCATGAGTCCCGTCGTATTGACAATCAGTTGCGGGGTCGCGCGGGACGACAGGGCGACCCCGGTTCTTCGCGTTTTTATATCTCCTTGCAAGATGATTTGATGAGAATTTTTGGTTCGGACCGTATTTCAAGCATGATGGAGCGTCTGGGCATGGAAGAAGACGAACCCATTTTTCATCCCTGGATTTCCAAGGCGATCGAAAATGCGCAAAAGAAAGTGGAGGCGCACAATTTTGATATTCGAAAAAATTTAATCGAGTTTGACGATGTGATGAACCAGCAACGCAGCACCGTCTACAAATTACGCAACGAGATTTTATCCGGCCTTGAGCTGAAAGAAAAAGTGACGGACTTCGTGGATCAACACGTGGACGCGCTTTCCCAGGAATTTCAGCCTGCCAAAGGGGAAGAATGGAATTGGAGAGGCCTGGAAGATCGCCTCTATAAAACCTATGGTTTCTGGTACGAAGAGCTCAAGACCTTGGCCCCTGAAGTTTCCAGCGATGAAGTGGGTGAAAAAATTTACAATAAGATGATCGATGTCTATGAAGAACGGGAGAAGCAGTACACCCCTGCTGTAGTGCGCCATATTGAACGGATTATCTTGTTACAAACTTTGGATACGCTCTGGAAAGATCATCTGTTGAACATGGATCATTTGCGCGAAGGCATTGGCCTGCGGGGTTACGCCCAGAAAGATCCCATCATCGAATATAAAAAAGAGGGTTTTCGTTTGTTTGAAAACATGATGCTGCAGTTGGCGGAAGATAGTCTGGAAAAGCTTTATCGGGTGCAGATCAGTTTGGAATCCAGAGATCCAAATGAGGGAAATGCGGAAAGTTCGGTCTTTACAGATAAACTGCCTACATCTGAAGCGACTCCAGTAGAATCGGGAATCAGTTTTTCAAGGCCCCTGCAAAGTCTTCAAAATCAAAGCTCTCAAAATCGCAGTATGCCCATGACTTACTCGCATGGGAATAAGACCTCAGAAAATAAAGTGACGGGATCTCAACAACGGGAAACTCCCAAGGTGGGACGCAATGACCCTTGCCCTTGCGGCAGTGGGGAAAAATATAAGAAGTGTCATGGGAAGTAG